The proteins below are encoded in one region of Tomitella fengzijianii:
- a CDS encoding VOC family protein, whose translation MARMLFANLPVADVAKAREFWTTLGFGFNEEFSDDKAAALVVNELAWVMLLRQDFFHGFHGTAPHSGTETFLAFDALNRAEVDELCAKAAAAGATHTEWRMEDGPMYAGAFRDLDGHLWEVLHMDM comes from the coding sequence ATGGCACGCATGCTCTTCGCCAACCTCCCCGTCGCGGACGTCGCGAAGGCCCGCGAGTTCTGGACAACACTGGGCTTCGGATTCAACGAAGAGTTCAGCGACGACAAGGCCGCGGCGCTGGTGGTCAACGAGCTCGCCTGGGTGATGCTGCTGCGCCAGGACTTCTTCCACGGCTTCCATGGCACCGCGCCGCACTCGGGCACCGAGACGTTTCTCGCGTTCGACGCGCTGAACCGCGCGGAGGTGGACGAGCTGTGCGCCAAGGCCGCGGCCGCCGGCGCCACCCACACCGAGTGGCGAATGGAGGACGGCCCGATGTATGCCGGCGCGTTTCGCGACCTCGACGGGCACCTCTGGGAGGTGCTGCATATGGACATGTAG
- a CDS encoding maleylpyruvate isomerase N-terminal domain-containing protein, producing MTEPVALLERAVSYTRGALQSAGDDPSAPTPCSEWNLGRLLEHMSDALDAFIEASAGVVDIHPRAGCGGDAAGPVGARVEALRCKACDLLGAWSAAGTRNVRLADADLDPGLLLRAGALEIAVHGHDVAATGPPGPALPEPLARDLLPTARLLVTPGDRGVRFGPQLRPATSAPSAVLLGFLGRTQ from the coding sequence GTGACGGAGCCCGTTGCTTTGCTGGAACGCGCCGTGTCGTACACGCGCGGCGCCCTGCAGTCGGCCGGGGACGATCCGTCGGCGCCCACGCCCTGCAGCGAGTGGAATCTGGGCCGGCTCCTGGAACACATGTCCGATGCGCTCGACGCGTTCATCGAAGCGAGCGCGGGCGTCGTCGATATCCATCCGCGTGCGGGGTGCGGGGGCGATGCCGCGGGCCCGGTCGGGGCGCGCGTCGAGGCGCTGCGATGCAAGGCGTGCGATCTGCTGGGCGCCTGGTCGGCGGCCGGAACTCGGAACGTCCGGCTCGCCGACGCGGACCTGGATCCGGGGCTGCTGTTGCGGGCGGGGGCGCTGGAGATCGCGGTCCACGGGCACGACGTGGCGGCGACCGGGCCGCCGGGCCCCGCGCTTCCCGAGCCCCTTGCGCGGGACCTGCTGCCGACCGCGCGGTTACTCGTCACGCCGGGTGATCGCGGGGTCCGCTTCGGTCCGCAGCTCCGGCCCGCGACGTCGGCGCCGTCTGCCGTGTTGCTGGGGTTCCTCGGCAGGACGCAGTGA
- a CDS encoding TetR/AcrR family transcriptional regulator, producing MVLEGDGGRDRGESERETFIRGARRRQLVECAIEVIAEVGLARASTVRIARRAGVSRGVLTYHFRDRGELIDQVIARVYELGAETLEPSLRVTTTPREFLLAFIGSSVEFYAAYPRHVAALHAVFAGFEDDAPTRGGDRRHIRELDRLGELLFEGQTRGEFRDFNVDVMARTIRQALDGALAHVVAGRPAQPYAAELQALFDAATRSAAPPSGEPHEAHDDPD from the coding sequence ATGGTGCTGGAAGGTGATGGCGGTCGCGACCGCGGCGAGAGTGAACGCGAGACGTTCATCCGGGGTGCCCGCCGCCGTCAGCTCGTCGAATGCGCCATCGAGGTGATCGCGGAGGTAGGCCTGGCCCGCGCTTCGACCGTGCGTATCGCGCGGCGCGCCGGGGTCAGCCGCGGCGTGCTCACCTACCATTTCCGCGACCGCGGCGAGCTGATCGACCAGGTCATAGCCCGCGTGTACGAGCTCGGCGCGGAGACGCTGGAGCCGAGCCTGCGCGTCACCACCACTCCGCGGGAGTTCCTGCTCGCCTTCATCGGCAGCAGCGTCGAGTTCTACGCCGCCTACCCCCGGCACGTCGCCGCTCTGCACGCGGTGTTCGCCGGGTTCGAGGACGACGCGCCCACGCGCGGTGGGGATCGGCGGCACATCCGCGAACTGGACCGGTTGGGGGAGCTGCTCTTCGAGGGGCAGACCCGGGGCGAGTTCCGCGACTTCAATGTGGACGTGATGGCGCGCACCATCCGGCAGGCGCTCGACGGCGCGCTCGCGCATGTGGTCGCTGGCCGGCCGGCGCAGCCGTATGCCGCCGAGCTGCAGGCCCTGTTCGACGCGGCGACGCGGAGCGCCGCACCTCCGAGCGGAGAACCCCATGAAGCGCACGACGACCCCGACTGA
- a CDS encoding carboxylesterase/lipase family protein, translating to MSAMAAALLMATTAVTAHAQAPLAAPLTVELDSGAVRGSTSGATREFLGIPYAAPPVDDLRWAPPQPVAQWAGVRDATAAGPRCAQAAAGPTGSMQQGPQPGEDCLHLNVTTPRNMAPDAQLPVMVWWHGGGFTSGSGGEYDATRLAEQGDVIVVTVNYRLGVFGYFGLPGLPGSGNFGLADQLASLEWVQANAAAFGGDAGNVTVFGESAGGMSVCAALSSPRAEGLIDKAIISSGSCMLDWPAGTQFPRSPAQTPYVPVAEARADGADLARRLGCTQDVLACMRTKTVDELVPHMQEFANHLAYGTELVPADPATALAGGAVLDVPVISGGNRDEARSFVAGAIMHDPTTITAPTYPDLLARAFGGDAGAVATEYPISRYGNAALAWATLVTDATWACPTLRGDRALARRGATYAYEFADPNAPNVNFTWVPQFPMGAAHATDLPYIFDLGGQSMLLPGGQRSLADLMVGYWTSFAHTGDPNHAGAPRWAPAAPDTTLVQQLAPGAVGPIDAGAAHRCGFWDGLE from the coding sequence ATGAGTGCAATGGCGGCAGCGCTGCTCATGGCGACGACCGCCGTCACCGCCCACGCACAGGCGCCGCTTGCCGCGCCGTTGACCGTGGAACTCGATTCCGGAGCCGTCCGCGGCAGCACCTCCGGCGCGACCCGAGAGTTCCTCGGCATCCCCTACGCCGCACCGCCTGTCGATGATCTGAGGTGGGCGCCGCCGCAGCCTGTCGCGCAGTGGGCGGGCGTACGCGACGCCACCGCTGCCGGCCCGCGCTGCGCACAGGCCGCGGCGGGGCCGACCGGGTCCATGCAACAGGGGCCCCAGCCCGGTGAGGACTGCCTCCACCTCAACGTCACCACGCCCCGGAACATGGCTCCCGATGCGCAGCTGCCGGTGATGGTCTGGTGGCACGGCGGCGGCTTCACCAGCGGGTCCGGCGGCGAGTACGACGCCACGCGCCTGGCCGAGCAGGGCGACGTCATCGTGGTCACCGTCAATTACCGGCTCGGAGTCTTCGGGTACTTCGGCCTTCCCGGTCTTCCCGGATCGGGGAACTTCGGGCTGGCCGACCAGCTCGCCTCGCTCGAGTGGGTACAGGCCAATGCGGCCGCCTTCGGGGGAGACGCCGGCAACGTGACGGTGTTCGGTGAATCGGCGGGCGGCATGTCGGTGTGCGCGGCGCTGAGCAGCCCCCGCGCCGAGGGGCTGATCGACAAGGCGATCATCTCCTCCGGTTCGTGCATGCTGGATTGGCCGGCCGGAACCCAGTTCCCGCGATCGCCGGCCCAGACCCCGTACGTCCCGGTGGCCGAAGCCCGCGCCGACGGGGCCGACCTGGCGCGCCGGCTCGGGTGCACGCAGGACGTGCTCGCGTGCATGCGGACGAAAACCGTGGACGAGCTGGTGCCGCACATGCAGGAGTTCGCGAACCACCTGGCGTACGGAACGGAGCTGGTGCCCGCCGATCCGGCGACGGCGCTGGCCGGCGGCGCAGTGCTGGACGTGCCCGTGATCAGCGGCGGCAACCGCGACGAGGCCCGCTCGTTCGTGGCGGGTGCGATCATGCACGACCCCACCACCATCACTGCGCCGACCTACCCGGACCTGCTGGCCCGGGCCTTCGGCGGCGATGCCGGTGCGGTGGCCACCGAGTATCCGATCAGCCGCTACGGAAACGCCGCGCTGGCGTGGGCGACGCTGGTCACCGACGCGACGTGGGCGTGCCCCACGCTGCGGGGCGATCGCGCGCTGGCGAGGCGCGGCGCCACCTACGCCTACGAGTTCGCGGACCCGAACGCGCCCAACGTCAACTTCACGTGGGTGCCGCAGTTCCCGATGGGCGCCGCGCACGCGACCGACCTCCCGTACATTTTCGACCTGGGCGGGCAGAGCATGCTGTTGCCGGGCGGTCAGCGGAGCCTCGCGGACCTGATGGTGGGGTACTGGACGAGCTTCGCGCACACCGGCGACCCCAACCACGCGGGCGCGCCGCGCTGGGCGCCGGCCGCGCCGGATACGACCCTGGTGCAGCAGCTCGCCCCGGGCGCCGTCGGGCCGATCGACGCGGGGGCCGCACACCGGTGCGGTTTCTGGGACGGGCTGGAGTAG
- a CDS encoding serine hydrolase domain-containing protein yields MLPAEATSSEATSTEATRTAATRCKRPWTMLARAVSVASLAAASATVSAAAAYAAEPPAVGPGAVAEEIADEAVSRQLESDRIPGAAVTVVADGRVVFSRGYGLADVDDARPVEAERTGFFPASVAKTFTATALGRLIGQGRLDPHADINEYLDDMQVPDTYPGTPVTAEHLLTHTGGFDNDVVGRASATGGGLQSLGRSVADAPPARVREPGSVVAYDNYGFALAGHLVEAITGKPFEQYVREAVLAPLGMDSTTLAQPRPTAVEASPATGYRPAGGGFEVARGQFGPWTPTGAGVVTTAADMGRFMVGQLGDDPALGPGVTARVQRQHFTQDDRVPGMAYAFAERSWDGRRVLVKDGDLPGFHSNLALVPEAGVGVFVTYNGDGVDGAAFWDAKELTRALIRGLVPPAPGEPEPGAEEPGAMGAGAVGNADRFAGTYRPSTVSSDSMMRFAGLTSAVQVRAERDGRIVTDGLSMDPAVGEQHWVQRSPGVFTEVGGPGRIAFADGVLAGAGPEATAYERLAWYEVPGPHLIAVGAAAVVLLLAAAGYPAVVAWERWRGARTQAGTSRRGRAQSGARLAAWLAGVLGVVFACQFAVLVADGNALSERVLLGSPLLTSLPWVGAALALPVAGTVVAAPAAWVRGWWAAPGRVAYTVVAAGGVVFVGIAAYYGLVGLPGFPG; encoded by the coding sequence ATGCTCCCCGCTGAGGCGACCAGTTCTGAGGCGACCAGTACTGAGGCGACCAGGACCGCGGCGACCCGGTGCAAGCGTCCCTGGACCATGCTGGCCCGGGCCGTGTCGGTGGCGTCGCTGGCCGCCGCGTCGGCGACGGTATCGGCCGCCGCGGCATATGCGGCGGAGCCGCCGGCGGTCGGCCCCGGCGCAGTGGCCGAGGAGATCGCCGACGAGGCAGTGTCCCGGCAACTCGAGTCGGACCGCATTCCCGGCGCCGCCGTGACGGTGGTGGCCGACGGGCGGGTCGTCTTCAGCCGGGGGTACGGCCTGGCCGACGTCGACGACGCGCGCCCGGTGGAAGCCGAGCGCACCGGCTTCTTCCCCGCCTCGGTGGCGAAGACGTTCACGGCGACCGCGCTGGGCCGGCTCATCGGGCAGGGGAGGCTGGACCCGCACGCCGACATCAACGAGTACCTCGACGACATGCAGGTGCCCGACACGTACCCGGGGACGCCGGTCACCGCGGAGCACCTGCTCACGCACACCGGCGGGTTCGACAACGACGTGGTCGGCCGCGCCTCGGCCACCGGCGGCGGGTTGCAGTCACTGGGCCGGAGCGTGGCCGACGCGCCGCCGGCGCGGGTGCGCGAACCCGGCAGCGTCGTCGCCTACGACAACTACGGATTCGCCCTCGCGGGACACCTGGTGGAGGCGATCACCGGAAAGCCGTTCGAGCAGTACGTCCGCGAGGCGGTCCTGGCGCCGTTGGGCATGGACTCGACGACCCTGGCCCAGCCTCGACCGACCGCGGTGGAAGCGTCGCCTGCCACCGGCTATCGGCCCGCGGGCGGCGGCTTCGAGGTCGCCCGCGGGCAGTTCGGGCCGTGGACCCCGACGGGCGCGGGCGTGGTGACGACGGCCGCCGACATGGGCAGGTTCATGGTCGGCCAGCTGGGCGACGATCCGGCGCTGGGGCCGGGCGTGACAGCGCGCGTCCAGCGGCAGCACTTCACGCAGGACGATCGGGTGCCCGGCATGGCCTACGCCTTCGCGGAACGCTCCTGGGACGGGCGGCGGGTGCTGGTCAAGGACGGCGACCTTCCGGGATTCCACAGCAATCTCGCGCTGGTGCCCGAAGCAGGTGTGGGCGTGTTCGTCACCTACAACGGGGACGGTGTGGACGGGGCGGCGTTCTGGGATGCCAAGGAGCTCACCCGTGCGCTGATCCGCGGGCTGGTTCCGCCGGCACCGGGCGAACCTGAGCCCGGTGCAGAGGAGCCCGGCGCGATGGGGGCGGGTGCCGTCGGGAATGCCGACCGGTTCGCCGGCACCTATCGGCCGTCCACGGTGAGCAGCGACTCGATGATGAGGTTCGCGGGCCTGACCTCGGCGGTGCAGGTGCGGGCCGAGAGGGACGGCCGGATCGTCACCGACGGGCTCTCGATGGATCCGGCCGTGGGCGAGCAGCATTGGGTTCAGCGGTCGCCGGGCGTGTTCACCGAGGTCGGCGGGCCAGGCCGGATCGCCTTCGCCGACGGCGTGCTCGCGGGCGCGGGGCCGGAGGCCACGGCGTACGAACGGCTGGCCTGGTATGAGGTGCCCGGACCGCACCTGATCGCGGTCGGCGCCGCCGCGGTGGTGCTGCTGCTCGCCGCCGCCGGCTATCCGGCGGTCGTCGCCTGGGAACGGTGGCGCGGGGCTCGCACGCAGGCCGGTACCTCCCGGCGCGGGCGCGCCCAGTCCGGCGCCCGGCTCGCCGCATGGCTCGCAGGCGTGCTGGGCGTGGTGTTCGCCTGCCAGTTCGCGGTCCTCGTCGCCGACGGCAACGCGTTGTCCGAGCGCGTGCTGTTGGGGTCGCCCCTGCTCACGTCCCTGCCCTGGGTGGGTGCCGCACTGGCGTTGCCGGTGGCAGGCACCGTCGTCGCCGCCCCGGCGGCCTGGGTGCGCGGCTGGTGGGCCGCGCCCGGCCGCGTCGCCTACACCGTCGTGGCCGCCGGGGGTGTCGTGTTCGTCGGGATCGCCGCCTACTACGGACTGGTCGGACTGCCCGGGTTTCCCGGCTGA
- a CDS encoding bifunctional NAD(P)/FAD-dependent oxidoreductase/class I SAM-dependent methyltransferase codes for MTDTHDAEPTRNASSAHTHETLDAVVIGGGAAGLSGALALARSRRSVLVLDAGEPRNAVAAHVHNFLTRDGTPPAALYAAGREDLEGYGGSVVTARVTDLSRDGEDFLVTFDDGGTRTTVRARRLLAATGSHDELPDVPGLAEQWGSGVLHCPYCHGWEVRDQRIGVLATGPMAAHQALLFRQVSEHVTMIRHGAAPFGDAQSAQFAALGIPVVEGPVAAVESDSGALAGVQLADGSVLGLDALVVAPVTRARAGVLAPLGLEPRDFLAGDTLMGTVIDADPTGKTAVPGVYAAGNITDPSAQVIASASAGLMAGAAINADLAAADAADALYEYRYGQRAWDDRYSGSGGHEHGHSHAGHASDGRMWSGRPNAVVVDELSDLRPGSAFDAGAGEGGDALWLAERGWKVTAADLSTVALERGERTAAHRGLTVDWRHLDLTREAAPGSFDLVTASYLHIPADKRAALFSRLTAAVAPGGTLLIVGHHPSDADSGVRRPDLADIGWTAEDLAESLPDGWAVDTCVSRARTEHGPDGGECTVHDAVLRAHRAS; via the coding sequence ATGACCGATACGCACGATGCAGAACCCACCCGGAACGCGAGTTCCGCACACACCCACGAGACCCTCGATGCCGTCGTGATCGGCGGCGGGGCCGCCGGACTCAGCGGCGCGCTCGCCCTGGCCCGCTCCCGGCGCAGCGTACTGGTGCTCGATGCCGGCGAACCCCGGAACGCCGTCGCCGCGCACGTGCACAACTTCCTCACCCGCGACGGCACGCCGCCCGCCGCGCTGTACGCGGCGGGGCGGGAGGACCTGGAGGGCTACGGCGGCAGCGTCGTCACGGCGCGTGTCACCGACCTGTCGCGCGACGGCGAAGACTTCCTCGTCACCTTTGACGACGGCGGCACCCGCACCACCGTCCGCGCCCGCAGGCTGCTCGCGGCCACCGGCTCGCACGACGAGCTGCCCGACGTACCCGGCCTTGCCGAGCAGTGGGGCTCGGGCGTGCTGCACTGCCCCTACTGCCACGGCTGGGAGGTGCGCGATCAGCGGATCGGCGTGCTGGCCACCGGACCTATGGCCGCACACCAGGCTCTGCTGTTCCGGCAGGTCAGCGAGCATGTGACCATGATCCGGCACGGGGCGGCGCCGTTCGGCGACGCGCAGTCCGCGCAGTTCGCGGCACTCGGCATCCCCGTCGTCGAAGGCCCCGTGGCGGCCGTCGAGTCCGACTCGGGCGCGCTCGCGGGGGTTCAGCTGGCCGACGGCTCCGTCCTCGGACTCGACGCGCTGGTCGTCGCCCCGGTGACGCGAGCCCGCGCCGGGGTGCTCGCGCCGTTGGGGCTGGAGCCGCGCGACTTCCTGGCCGGCGACACGCTGATGGGAACCGTCATCGACGCCGACCCCACCGGGAAGACCGCCGTGCCCGGCGTCTACGCGGCCGGCAACATCACCGACCCGTCGGCGCAGGTCATCGCTTCCGCGTCGGCCGGACTCATGGCCGGCGCCGCGATCAACGCCGACCTGGCCGCCGCGGACGCCGCGGACGCGCTGTACGAGTACCGGTACGGCCAGCGGGCCTGGGACGACCGCTACAGCGGGAGCGGCGGCCACGAGCACGGCCATTCGCACGCCGGCCACGCCTCCGACGGGCGGATGTGGAGCGGCAGGCCCAACGCCGTGGTGGTCGACGAGCTGTCGGACCTGCGGCCCGGCAGCGCATTCGACGCCGGCGCCGGCGAGGGCGGCGACGCGCTGTGGCTCGCGGAACGCGGCTGGAAGGTGACCGCCGCCGACCTCTCCACCGTCGCGCTCGAGCGCGGCGAACGCACCGCGGCGCACCGCGGGCTGACGGTCGATTGGCGCCACCTGGACCTCACGCGCGAGGCGGCTCCCGGGAGCTTCGACCTCGTGACCGCGTCCTACCTGCACATCCCTGCGGACAAGCGCGCGGCCCTCTTCTCCCGCCTCACCGCCGCCGTGGCGCCGGGCGGCACGCTGCTCATCGTGGGCCACCACCCGAGCGACGCGGACTCCGGCGTGCGCCGCCCCGACCTCGCCGACATCGGCTGGACCGCAGAGGATCTGGCGGAGTCGCTGCCGGACGGTTGGGCGGTGGACACGTGCGTCAGCCGCGCGCGGACGGAGCACGGGCCGGACGGCGGCGAGTGCACCGTGCACGACGCCGTCCTGCGGGCGCACCGCGCGTCGTGA
- a CDS encoding helix-turn-helix transcriptional regulator: protein MDDDDIDRAIGRVGPRLRAVREQRGATLTDVSAASGVSVSTLSRLESGSRKPTLELLLRLARTHDVPLEELVNGPATEDPRVRSQPVSAEGRTYLPLTRRPGGVQAFKMIIGPEKAPGAQRSHEGYEWMYVLNGRLRLLLGELDLVLGAGEAAEFDTRTPHWFGSTDDRPVELLVLFGPQGERMHVRARPRSDGDSAT from the coding sequence ATGGACGACGATGACATCGACAGGGCGATCGGGCGTGTGGGACCGCGGCTCCGCGCGGTGCGGGAGCAGCGAGGGGCGACGTTGACCGACGTGTCGGCGGCGAGCGGCGTCTCCGTGAGCACGCTCTCACGGCTGGAGTCGGGCAGCCGCAAGCCCACCCTCGAACTGCTGCTGCGCCTGGCGCGGACCCACGACGTGCCGCTCGAGGAGCTGGTGAACGGGCCCGCCACGGAGGACCCGCGGGTGCGGTCGCAGCCGGTGAGCGCGGAGGGCCGCACCTATCTGCCGCTGACCCGCCGGCCCGGGGGCGTGCAGGCCTTCAAGATGATCATCGGTCCGGAGAAGGCGCCCGGGGCGCAACGGAGCCACGAGGGTTACGAGTGGATGTACGTGCTGAACGGACGCCTGCGTCTACTGCTGGGGGAGCTGGACCTGGTGCTGGGCGCGGGCGAGGCGGCCGAGTTCGACACGCGCACCCCGCACTGGTTCGGCAGCACCGACGACCGGCCGGTGGAGCTGCTCGTGCTCTTCGGCCCGCAGGGCGAGCGGATGCACGTGCGCGCACGTCCGCGAAGCGACGGGGACTCGGCGACCTGA
- a CDS encoding enoyl-CoA hydratase/isomerase family protein, with protein sequence MSAVLQETSAGITVLTLHNPERRNAFTAGMGRALSAAYRAADEDDAVRAIVVTGTPPAFCAGADMSAAGSTFDSPQDGFTASPIDPPAFALRTPVIAAVNGHAIGIGLTIAMQADIRILADDAKYAIPQVRRGMVPDAMAHWTVPHIAGTAVAADVLLTGRTFYGPEAARMGLANRSLPADEVLPAAMEIAADIAANVSPLSAALSKQLLWNTTRRGYGPERVADLETQAHLQVMGTDDAREGGASFVERRAPRFTSRVPRDWRGLD encoded by the coding sequence GTGAGCGCCGTGCTGCAGGAGACCTCCGCGGGCATCACCGTGCTCACGCTGCACAACCCCGAGCGGCGCAACGCCTTCACCGCGGGGATGGGACGCGCGCTCAGCGCGGCCTACCGCGCCGCCGACGAGGACGACGCGGTGCGGGCCATCGTCGTCACCGGGACCCCGCCGGCATTCTGCGCGGGGGCAGACATGTCGGCGGCGGGCTCCACTTTCGACTCGCCGCAGGACGGATTCACCGCGTCGCCGATCGACCCGCCCGCCTTCGCGTTGCGCACCCCCGTGATCGCCGCCGTCAACGGGCACGCCATCGGGATCGGGCTGACGATCGCGATGCAGGCGGACATCCGCATCCTCGCCGACGACGCCAAGTACGCGATCCCCCAGGTTCGGCGCGGCATGGTGCCGGATGCCATGGCGCACTGGACCGTCCCGCACATCGCCGGCACGGCGGTGGCCGCCGACGTCCTGCTGACCGGCCGCACCTTCTACGGCCCCGAGGCGGCGCGCATGGGCCTGGCCAACCGGTCGCTGCCCGCCGACGAGGTACTACCCGCCGCCATGGAGATCGCCGCGGACATCGCGGCGAACGTCTCCCCGCTGTCCGCCGCGCTGTCCAAGCAGCTGCTGTGGAACACGACTCGCCGCGGCTACGGCCCCGAGCGGGTGGCGGATCTCGAGACCCAGGCGCACCTGCAGGTGATGGGCACCGACGACGCCCGAGAGGGCGGTGCGTCGTTCGTCGAGCGGCGCGCGCCGCGGTTCACGTCGCGGGTGCCGCGTGACTGGCGGGGACTCGACTGA
- a CDS encoding TIGR03617 family F420-dependent LLM class oxidoreductase — MKLDVQLDAPLEDSAARARELVACGVDGLFTFEGGHDVFLPLALAAQAVEADLMTNVAIALPRSPLHLAHMAYDLHTLSGGRFRLGLGAQTRPHIEKRYGATWSRPAARMRETVAAVRAILDAWESGTAPDFRGEFTTHTFMPPMFDPGPNPYGRPEVCMGALGPVMTRTAAEVADGLLVMPFNTARHFREHTLPAVDEGLKRSGRTRAEFAIHPQVIVATGRTPDELERARKGARSLLAFYGSTPAYRRVLDAHGWGETQPRLNALLKAGETAAMNSLITDGMAAELSVHGTPEECAEQILERFGDHADRVCCYFPGYEVSDAHIADLAAAVAS; from the coding sequence ATGAAGCTCGACGTGCAATTGGATGCGCCGCTGGAGGATTCCGCCGCCCGGGCGCGCGAGCTCGTGGCGTGCGGGGTGGACGGGCTGTTCACGTTCGAGGGCGGCCACGACGTGTTCCTGCCGCTCGCGCTCGCCGCGCAGGCCGTCGAAGCGGACCTGATGACCAACGTCGCGATCGCGCTGCCTCGCAGCCCGCTGCACCTGGCGCACATGGCCTACGACCTGCACACGCTCAGCGGCGGCCGCTTCCGGCTGGGCCTCGGCGCGCAGACCCGGCCGCACATCGAAAAGCGGTACGGCGCAACGTGGTCCCGTCCGGCCGCCCGCATGCGCGAGACGGTCGCCGCAGTGCGGGCCATCCTCGACGCGTGGGAGAGCGGCACCGCGCCGGACTTCCGCGGCGAGTTCACCACCCACACGTTCATGCCGCCGATGTTCGACCCGGGACCGAATCCCTACGGGCGCCCGGAGGTCTGCATGGGCGCCCTCGGTCCGGTCATGACCCGCACCGCCGCCGAGGTCGCCGACGGCCTGCTGGTCATGCCGTTCAACACCGCCCGGCACTTCCGCGAGCACACGCTGCCCGCGGTCGACGAGGGGCTGAAGCGCAGCGGACGCACCCGCGCCGAGTTCGCGATCCACCCGCAGGTCATCGTGGCCACCGGCCGCACGCCGGACGAGCTCGAGCGCGCACGGAAGGGCGCACGATCGCTCTTGGCGTTCTACGGGTCCACCCCCGCGTACCGCCGTGTGCTCGACGCGCACGGCTGGGGGGAGACGCAGCCGCGGCTCAACGCCCTGCTCAAGGCCGGCGAGACCGCCGCGATGAACTCGCTCATCACCGACGGGATGGCGGCCGAGCTGTCCGTGCACGGCACACCCGAGGAGTGCGCGGAGCAGATCCTCGAGCGCTTCGGCGACCACGCCGACAGGGTGTGCTGCTATTTCCCCGGCTACGAGGTGTCCGATGCGCACATCGCCGACCTCGCCGCGGCGGTGGCGTCGTGA
- a CDS encoding TetR/AcrR family transcriptional regulator: MDEPRSPDAPQQSRRPRAGRPRDAAKDEAILAAARRLLAARGYQKTTIAAVSRESGVNTPAIYRRWPTRVALIEEAVHGPAGQPLPEATGDLRADVESWVHVFLARAARPSARAGVPGLLSDAQSEDDRSRLLRIGAPVRRAFTALIDAAEDRGEVPPGADTALLFEILSSSTSMRGLTRGMEEADAYVAELAGALLVLAAHHREVHP, translated from the coding sequence GTGGACGAACCGCGTTCCCCCGACGCGCCGCAACAGTCGCGCCGCCCACGCGCGGGGCGCCCCCGGGACGCCGCGAAGGACGAGGCGATCCTGGCCGCCGCCCGGCGCCTGCTGGCCGCGCGGGGCTACCAGAAGACCACCATCGCAGCGGTGTCACGCGAGTCCGGAGTCAACACCCCGGCCATCTACCGGCGCTGGCCCACGCGCGTGGCGCTGATCGAAGAGGCGGTCCACGGTCCCGCGGGGCAGCCACTCCCGGAGGCCACCGGGGACCTGCGCGCCGACGTCGAGTCCTGGGTCCACGTTTTCCTCGCCCGCGCGGCCCGGCCGTCCGCACGGGCCGGGGTGCCCGGGCTGCTCTCCGATGCACAGTCCGAGGACGACCGGTCCCGGCTCCTGCGGATCGGCGCGCCGGTGCGTCGGGCGTTCACGGCGCTGATCGACGCGGCCGAGGATCGCGGCGAGGTCCCTCCCGGAGCGGATACCGCGCTGCTGTTCGAGATCTTGTCCAGTTCCACCTCCATGCGCGGACTCACCCGGGGCATGGAGGAGGCCGACGCCTACGTCGCCGAGCTCGCCGGCGCACTCCTGGTCCTCGCCGCGCATCATCGCGAAGTACACCCGTAA